One genomic region from Pyrobaculum islandicum DSM 4184 encodes:
- a CDS encoding ferredoxin family protein: MSLKYFTIEERLNANAWDVDIHRPHIKIKDLEQCRKCEKKPCTYMCPAKCYVQQGDYVVLSTEACVECGTCRVVCPYNNIEWNYPRSGMGIWYRFT; encoded by the coding sequence ATGAGTCTAAAGTACTTTACAATAGAGGAGAGGCTAAACGCAAACGCCTGGGACGTAGACATACATAGGCCACATATAAAGATCAAGGATCTTGAACAGTGTAGAAAATGTGAAAAAAAGCCTTGCACCTACATGTGTCCAGCGAAATGTTATGTTCAACAAGGCGACTATGTAGTCTTAAGCACAGAGGCTTGTGTAGAGTGTGGAACATGTCGTGTTGTTTGCCCATACAATAACATAGAGTGGAACTATCCACGTTCAGGAATGGGAATATGGTACAGATTTACGTGA
- a CDS encoding electron transfer flavoprotein subunit beta/FixA family protein yields MKIVVLTKAAVPLSSAIKIDPKTGTLVREGVPLTVNVWDRDAVEFALKLRDRYGGEVIALSMAPPSGIPALESLIGMGVDRAILASDRVFAGADTWATAYVLAKTIEKYIPDYDLVVAGEETIDSTTAHIGAQTASWLGVPYVYYVYDAEVKGRTLIVRRFLEDEGVDEVYEVEMPAVISILKGSQVPREIKLSRKLNARERIQIVSNKELNLEQDCVGLRGSPTMVAGMAPATYPPRKKVVIQGEPREVVKKIIEILKQEGVL; encoded by the coding sequence ATGAAAATTGTAGTACTCACAAAAGCAGCTGTCCCACTTTCTTCAGCCATAAAGATAGATCCTAAAACCGGCACGCTTGTAAGAGAGGGGGTTCCTCTCACGGTAAACGTATGGGATAGAGATGCGGTAGAGTTTGCATTAAAACTGAGAGATAGATATGGAGGCGAGGTCATAGCACTATCTATGGCTCCGCCCAGTGGGATCCCCGCTCTAGAGAGCTTAATAGGTATGGGAGTAGATAGGGCAATACTGGCGTCGGATAGAGTTTTTGCAGGAGCTGACACCTGGGCCACTGCATATGTATTAGCAAAAACCATTGAAAAATACATACCTGATTACGACTTAGTTGTAGCTGGCGAAGAGACGATAGACAGTACTACGGCACATATAGGAGCTCAGACAGCTAGCTGGTTAGGGGTGCCATATGTCTATTACGTATATGACGCAGAGGTAAAGGGAAGGACATTGATTGTCAGACGCTTTTTAGAAGATGAGGGTGTAGATGAAGTATATGAAGTTGAGATGCCCGCGGTAATATCCATATTAAAAGGCTCCCAAGTACCTAGAGAGATAAAACTAAGTCGTAAGCTTAATGCAAGGGAGCGCATCCAGATAGTAAGCAATAAAGAACTTAATCTTGAGCAAGATTGCGTAGGTCTCCGCGGTAGCCCAACTATGGTGGCTGGCATGGCGCCTGCAACGTATCCACCTAGGAAGAAAGTGGTCATACAGGGAGAGCCACGTGAGGTAGTGAAGAAAATAATTGAAATATTAAAACAAGAGGGAGTGTTGTAG
- a CDS encoding FAD-dependent oxidoreductase yields the protein MKFDVAIVGAGPAGLAAAYKLASAGFKVVVLERGREPGAKELYGGRIYAYWLDKYLPEFRKDAPVDRWVRKERVTFLTDDKALTLEFSIVEKEKTSFIVPLVSFVSWMAKLAQNAGAKIVTEITVDRLVKDDKGRFIGVQSGSDTLHADYVIDAEGVNRLLLERAGIVRKLEPEVVAVGVKEVLKFENKKTLEERLGLGEDEGLAWAIAGYPTEYLPGGGFIYTYKDSLALGVVVYLRNWSKLKTPVYDLAERLRLHPYIAPLVKGATLQEYGGHMTPVAGINMPPPRLYYDGLLIVGDAAGFLLHTGVLIRGVDFAIASGVLAAEAIREARSPSAEDLSIYEKKLRNSFILPQLEKYRKADRLLSDETLFRDLTLLSTETAHKYFNVDENHRTLFEALRDASKKTKVNLVKLMINMLRMAKSL from the coding sequence ATGAAATTCGACGTAGCCATAGTGGGGGCTGGTCCCGCAGGATTAGCCGCGGCTTATAAATTGGCATCTGCCGGTTTTAAAGTAGTAGTATTAGAAAGGGGCAGAGAGCCGGGAGCTAAGGAGCTCTACGGCGGCCGTATATACGCCTATTGGCTCGATAAATATCTACCGGAATTTCGTAAAGATGCGCCAGTTGATAGGTGGGTTAGAAAAGAGCGTGTTACATTTCTCACAGATGATAAAGCACTAACGCTCGAGTTTTCAATCGTAGAAAAAGAAAAGACAAGCTTTATTGTGCCGCTTGTTTCTTTCGTCTCCTGGATGGCTAAATTAGCGCAAAATGCTGGAGCAAAAATAGTAACAGAGATTACAGTAGACAGACTTGTAAAAGATGACAAAGGCAGATTTATAGGGGTTCAATCTGGTTCTGATACGCTACACGCAGACTATGTTATAGACGCAGAGGGCGTTAATAGGCTTCTTCTTGAGAGGGCTGGGATAGTTAGAAAGCTAGAGCCAGAGGTCGTGGCAGTCGGCGTTAAGGAGGTGTTAAAATTTGAAAACAAGAAAACTCTTGAAGAAAGGCTTGGCTTAGGCGAAGATGAGGGGCTTGCGTGGGCTATCGCTGGCTATCCCACCGAATACCTGCCTGGCGGCGGGTTTATATACACATATAAGGACTCTCTTGCACTTGGTGTCGTTGTTTATCTAAGAAATTGGTCAAAGTTAAAAACGCCAGTGTACGACTTAGCTGAGAGGCTTAGATTACATCCGTATATAGCGCCTTTAGTTAAAGGCGCTACTCTTCAGGAGTATGGAGGACACATGACACCAGTGGCGGGTATCAACATGCCTCCTCCACGTCTCTATTATGATGGGTTATTGATAGTGGGAGATGCCGCCGGGTTCTTGCTACACACAGGGGTATTAATCAGAGGGGTGGACTTTGCCATAGCCTCTGGCGTTCTCGCGGCAGAGGCTATACGGGAGGCACGTAGTCCTTCTGCAGAGGATTTATCAATATATGAGAAGAAGCTAAGGAATAGCTTCATACTGCCGCAGCTTGAGAAATATAGGAAGGCTGACAGATTGTTAAGCGACGAAACCCTTTTTAGAGATTTAACACTGTTGTCGACAGAGACGGCACATAAGTATTTCAACGTAGACGAAAACCATAGGACACTATTTGAGGCACTACGCGATGCGTCGAAAAAGACTAAGGTAAACCTAGTAAAATTAATGATAAATATGCTAAGAATGGCGAAAAGTCTATGA
- a CDS encoding ATPase domain-containing protein yields MGESHLYYETTPTGIEGLDVTIGGGFIRGRTYLISGETGTAKTLTALTFLIQGALKYGEPGIYISVDETYEQFVEGARRFGWDIEELRAKGLIEVLVPEMDIVERIREKDPTAIAKSLVASIREYVVALNAQRLVIDPIAPLVSLDKDVQVLREYIRVLVMSIEREIGTTNIITTEIPSGSGAISRYGVEEFLATGVFIMGIAKTRDGNFKRVMFIRKMRWSPVHPGIYEIEIVPKIGVVVKGQVKEPLVPVTYLPTL; encoded by the coding sequence GTGGGCGAGTCACATCTTTACTATGAAACTACACCCACAGGAATTGAGGGGCTTGATGTTACAATAGGGGGCGGATTTATTAGGGGCAGAACGTATTTGATCTCTGGCGAAACAGGGACGGCCAAAACTTTAACCGCACTCACGTTTCTCATACAAGGTGCGTTAAAATATGGGGAACCTGGCATATATATATCCGTAGATGAGACATACGAGCAATTTGTAGAAGGCGCTAGGAGATTCGGATGGGATATTGAAGAACTAAGAGCTAAAGGACTTATCGAGGTTTTAGTGCCGGAGATGGATATTGTAGAGCGTATTAGAGAGAAAGATCCGACCGCGATTGCCAAGTCGCTAGTTGCATCTATTCGTGAATACGTCGTTGCACTAAACGCCCAGAGACTGGTTATTGACCCTATTGCGCCGCTTGTCTCGCTTGACAAAGATGTACAAGTACTTAGGGAATATATCAGGGTATTAGTTATGAGCATAGAGAGAGAGATAGGGACAACCAATATCATTACTACCGAAATACCCTCTGGTTCTGGCGCAATAAGTAGGTATGGAGTTGAGGAGTTTCTAGCGACGGGAGTGTTTATAATGGGTATAGCGAAAACTCGTGACGGAAATTTCAAGAGGGTAATGTTTATAAGAAAAATGCGGTGGAGTCCTGTCCACCCGGGGATTTATGAAATAGAGATTGTCCCAAAAATTGGCGTTGTGGTAAAAGGCCAAGTTAAAGAGCCTCTAGTCCCGGTCACCTACTTACCAACTCTATAA
- a CDS encoding molybdenum cofactor biosynthesis protein: MRIVIKYFSVLRDITGKIREELDLKNGTSMSQLIEWFFKTYPKAEVFREELLILVNGRTVDNNYILKDGDEVAFMPPVSGGGKIIQGSLDLNREVADIIGKTALQGGGGVVIFVGYVKGKVNGAWVNTLEYEAYEPYASFKIDEIEKWAREQEGVLDVRIYHVVGSLKPGDTTIYVFVSAINRDIAFKVAREALERVKHEVPIFKLERRDDGEFWVLGDGKRVPRSPQS; encoded by the coding sequence ATGCGTATAGTTATAAAATACTTTTCTGTATTAAGAGATATAACGGGGAAGATACGTGAAGAGCTAGATCTAAAAAACGGTACGTCAATGTCGCAATTGATCGAATGGTTTTTTAAGACATATCCCAAGGCAGAGGTTTTTAGAGAAGAGCTTTTGATACTAGTCAACGGCCGTACTGTTGACAATAACTATATACTAAAGGATGGTGATGAAGTTGCATTTATGCCTCCGGTAAGCGGCGGCGGAAAAATCATACAGGGCTCTCTGGATTTAAACCGTGAAGTGGCGGACATCATAGGAAAAACTGCACTGCAAGGCGGTGGCGGCGTGGTGATTTTTGTAGGCTATGTCAAAGGTAAGGTAAACGGCGCTTGGGTAAACACACTAGAGTATGAGGCATATGAACCATATGCATCGTTTAAGATAGATGAGATAGAAAAATGGGCTAGAGAGCAAGAGGGTGTTCTTGATGTAAGAATCTACCACGTGGTTGGTTCGCTTAAGCCAGGGGATACCACTATATATGTTTTTGTTTCTGCTATAAACCGCGATATAGCTTTTAAAGTCGCCCGAGAAGCGCTAGAGAGAGTAAAGCATGAAGTGCCAATATTTAAACTCGAACGTAGAGACGACGGCGAATTTTGGGTTCTGGGTGATGGTAAAAGAGTGCCTAGAAGTCCTCAATCTTGA